A single genomic interval of Brevibacillus brevis harbors:
- a CDS encoding HAD family hydrolase has translation MIKTILFDVDGVMLSEERYFDASALTVWEFLYSPQYVGLAGEEFTPAPEEAQIRRVREQVFAHDEVLNFIKSRGINSNWDMVFLAFSYQLIRLIEAVKTQVPEATSLLVEQIDRPQLAKVKEWAATYAPDFQVDYAAFTADFAKGSAQKAEMLLYLNQIAKERCGVSTEMFSRNSDLWQLIQKTFQEWYLGDERVAASIGRETMQPGKKGFLSDEIPIVPPAEMVELFRTLKEKGYTLGIGTGRPTIETHVPLREMNILEWFDPNRVVTASHVLDAEEAFPSFAPMSKPHPYSYVKGLLGLDAPISDAVHFSLPIENGEEVLIVGDSLADFLAARSIGCKFAATLTGLSGQDARSKFEEEKADFILDDVRDILSIL, from the coding sequence ATGATCAAAACGATCTTATTTGATGTTGACGGGGTTATGTTGAGTGAAGAGCGTTACTTTGATGCTTCTGCATTGACGGTGTGGGAATTTTTGTACAGCCCGCAGTATGTAGGGCTTGCAGGCGAGGAATTCACGCCTGCGCCAGAAGAAGCGCAAATCAGACGAGTGCGCGAGCAAGTTTTCGCTCATGATGAAGTGCTGAATTTCATCAAGTCACGTGGAATCAACTCCAACTGGGACATGGTTTTCCTCGCGTTTTCCTATCAGTTGATTCGTTTGATTGAAGCGGTTAAAACGCAAGTACCAGAAGCAACGAGCCTTCTTGTCGAACAAATTGATCGACCGCAACTGGCAAAAGTGAAAGAGTGGGCAGCCACTTATGCTCCTGATTTCCAAGTAGACTACGCAGCGTTCACCGCAGATTTTGCCAAAGGTTCCGCACAAAAAGCAGAAATGCTGCTCTACTTAAATCAAATTGCAAAAGAGCGTTGCGGTGTTTCAACAGAAATGTTCTCTCGCAATAGTGATCTATGGCAGTTGATTCAAAAGACGTTTCAAGAATGGTATCTCGGTGATGAGCGCGTGGCGGCATCGATTGGTCGTGAAACCATGCAGCCAGGCAAGAAGGGCTTCTTGTCAGACGAGATTCCGATTGTACCGCCTGCAGAAATGGTGGAGTTGTTTCGCACATTAAAAGAAAAAGGATACACACTGGGAATTGGAACAGGGCGCCCTACGATCGAGACGCATGTTCCCCTCCGTGAGATGAACATACTGGAATGGTTCGACCCGAACCGTGTCGTAACTGCCTCTCACGTACTCGATGCGGAAGAAGCGTTTCCTAGCTTTGCGCCGATGTCCAAGCCACACCCATATTCCTATGTAAAAGGGCTGCTCGGACTCGATGCACCGATTAGCGATGCTGTCCATTTTTCATTGCCAATCGAAAATGGAGAAGAGGTGCTGATCGTCGGCGATTCTCTCGCAGATTTTCTAGCGGCTCGCTCGATCGGTTGCAAGTTTGCAGCGACATTGACTGGACTGTCTGGTCAAGACGCACGCAGCAAGTTTGAAGAGGAAAAAGCAGATTTTATTCTCGATGATGTTCGCGATATCCTTTCCATTTTGTAG